The sequence AAAAACTTCCTTATACCGCTTTTGCAAATTCTGACAATGTAAAAGTCGGAGAATGGGTCTTGGCAGTTGGAAACCCTTATAACTTAACTTCAACTGTAACTGCAGGAATTGTTTCGGCGAAAGCCAGAAATTTAGACCAAAGCGGCATCCAATCTTTCATTCAAACTGATGCGGCTGTAAACCCTGGTAATAGCGGCGGAGCGTTAGTAAATGCGAGAGGTGAATTGATTGGAATTAACACTATGATTTCTTCAATGACAGGTTCTTATGTTGGCTATTCTTTCGCAGTTCCCTCAAACATTGCCAGAAAAATCATTGAAGATATAATGGAATACGGAAATGTTCAAAGAGGTATTCTTGGAGTTGAAGGAGGCGAATTAAATGCATCGGCTTCAAAAGAATTAGGAGTAACCGAAACGCAAGGATTCTATATTAATCGTGTTTCTAAAAATTCCGGAGCGGAAAAAGCTGGTTTAACAAAAGGTGATATTATCGTAAAACTTGATGATCAAAATATTGCTACATATGCTGATTTATCAGGCTATATCAATACAAAACGTCCAAATGATGTTGTAAAAGTAACTTACATCAAAGACGGAAAAACCAAAACAGTGCCTGTAACGCTTAGCAAAAATGAATTTTATAGCGCCGAAGTTAAAGGAATAGAATTAGAAAACATTGACGCAACCGATAAGAAAAAATTCAGAATTGATTATGGTGTAAAAATCAAAAACATCACCAATGAAAATTTAATGCAATATCAAAATGAATTATTAGGAAACATCATTTTAAGTATTGATAATGTTAAAGCAACAAATGTTGAGACAGTTTCAAAACTTTTAAGCAAAAAAGACGAAGGCCAAAGTGTTCGAATTGAAATGATCAACAGAAACGGAGAGATCTTCAGAATTATTATTTAAGTCGCAGTTTACAGAATCAAAAAACTGAAAACCGCGACTGCGACCGAAAACTAAAAAATGCCATCTTAAAAAATTAAGATGGCATTTTTATTTTCAAAAATAAATGCTAAAATAGTTTACGAAATCGATTGAAATGGGTACTTTTGCGCCAAATTTTAAAATAGTGAGCATTTTATTTTTTCAATTTAGTCAATTATGAGCAAAAAATCCTTGTACCAAAAAGAGGTATCATTACAAGTCGACCGAAGAAGAGCTGGTGTCGAATTAATCAAAGTTATAAGTGATTTATGGTATGACAAATCCATTGAAATGGTTTTATTTAAAAATCAATTATTGGACAAAAATGTCAGCGATATAATCAATCTGCATCAATATGCTGGTGAATTTGTTGGAAAACCAATAACCATTTTTGATTCAGTTGAAATCGCAAAAGTTGTTTTATCATTAGATTTGCCACCTGCAAAAATAGATTTAGGAAAATTAACTTACGAATATCGTTTAGAAGATGAAAAATATCCAGACGCAAGATATTTTGTGATGGATAAATTGAAAAAAGCTAAATCTTCTAAAGAGGTTCAGCCAAAAGATGTTGTTTTATATGGTTTTGGAAGAATTGGACGCTTATTGGCGAGAGAACTGATGTCTAAAACCGGAAAAGGAAATCAATTGCGCTTAAGAGCGATCGTAACACGTGACAAAAATGATTTATCTAGTTTAGAGAAACGAGCTTCTCTTTTGCGTTACGATTCAATTCACGGAGATTTCCAAGGATCTGTAACTGCAGATCCAAAAAATAATGCTTTAATCATCAACGGAACTACCGTTCATATCATCACTGCAAATTCTCCTGAAGAAATTGATTATACGCAATATGGAATCAATGATGCCTTAGTAATTGACAATACTGGCGTTTTCACGACAGAAGAAGCACTAAAAAGACATTTAACTTCAAAGGGAACCAGTAAAGTTTTATTAACGGCTCCTGGAAAAGGAGTTCCAAATATTGTTCATGGCGTAAATCACAATGATTTTAATCCAGACGAAATTGATATTTTTTCAGCAGCATCTTGCACAACTAATGCCATCACGCCAGTGTTGAAAGCTGTTGAAGATACTTTGGGAGTTGTAAAAGGACATTTAGAAACGATTCATGCCTATACAAATGACCAAAATTTGGTTGACAACATGCATCGAAAATACCGTCGCGGAAGAGCTGCAGCTTTAAATATGGTAATTACTGAAACCGGTGCAGGAAGTGCTGTTGCAAAAGCATTGCCATCATTAGAAGGAAAATTAACTTCAAACGCCATACGTGTTCCAGTTCCAAATGGGTCGTTGGTCGTGCTGAATTTAGAAGTTAAAAAAGCTACTTCAATTGCTGGAGTAAATAAAATCATGAAAAAATATGCTCTAGAAGGAGAACTTGTAGAGCAAATAAAATATTCTTTAAACAATGAGTTAGTATCATCAGATATTGTTGGTACGTCGGCGCCTTCAATTTATGACAGTAATGCTACCATTGTTTCAAAAGATGGCAAAAACATCGTGCTCTACATCTGGTACGATAATGAATATGGCTACAGCCATCAGGTAATTCGTCTTGCAAAATACATCGCAAAAGTGAGACGTTTTACATACTATTAATATAAAAACCAAAACCAACTATTCTAAAAAGCCATCAAGTTCATTCTTGGTGGTTTTTTTGTTTCATTTTAAATAGGAAGAACCGTTGTGCTTTTTACTTCAGAAATTACAAAAACAGTATTGATCAGAGAAACTTCAGGCAAAACAGATAATTTCTTTTGATGAAAATGATGATAGCTTTCCATATCCGGAATGATAATCTTTAGCATATAATCAAAATTTCCAGAAACATAATTGCACTCTACAACCTCAGGCATTTCTAAAATAGCCTGATTAAAACCCTCGGAAGTATCGTAAGTTTGTTTTGTCAATGTAACTTGGCAATAAACCGTAAGATTGTTTCCTAATTTTTTCTTATTTAAAATCGAAACATACTTCTCTATAACTCCCTCTTTTTCAAGACGTTTAACTCGGTCATGAACAGGTGTTAGAGACAAATTTATTTTGTTAGCAATGTCTTTCAGCGTGTAATGCGCATTCTCCTGCAAAAGACGTAAGATTTTCTTGTCAATTTCATCTAAAACCATAGCGAAAACGTTTTCATTAATTACTTTAATTTTAGTCATTTTTTCTTTTTAAGGAAATCAAAAAGCCTTTAAAAAGAAAATATTTCTGTAAAAATAGTAAATAAAATAATATTTTCTTATTTATAAGGTAATTATCAATAATATATTCTCTACTAGTAACTTTGTAAAACAAATTCTAGAAAAACAAAAAAATATAACAATTATGATAATAGGTGTTCCAAAAGAAATTAAAAACAATGAAAATCGTGTAGCATTAACTCCAGCTGGTGTTTCTGAAATGAAAAAACACGGACATGTTGTTTATGTACAATCAACTGCAGGTTTAGGAAGTGGATTTAGTGATGAAGAGTATGCAAATGCTGGTGCAGTAGTTTTAGGAACTATTGAAGAAGTTTATGCAATTGCAGAAATGATCATCAAAGTAAAAGAGCCAATTGCATCTGAATATCCATTGATCAAAAAAGATCAATTATTATTTACTTATTTCCACTTTGCTTCATCAGAGGAATTAACGCATGCAATGCTTGAAAAAGGTGCAGTTTGTTTAGCTTATGAAACAGTTGAAAAAACAGATCGTAGTTTACCATTATTAGTTCCAATGTCTGAAGTTGCAGGTCGTATGGCAATTCAACAAGGAGCAAAATATCTTGAAAAACCATTAAAGGGAAGAGGAATTCTTTTAGGTGGTGTTCCAGGTGTTCCACC comes from Flavobacterium sp. KACC 22761 and encodes:
- a CDS encoding trypsin-like peptidase domain-containing protein gives rise to the protein MKRFSALFLVSLLSGAITLGAYKLLFESNNSFFGKGNSVVTLAPNSYGKNVGLGAETLDFTEAADKTIHTVVHVKNVSRRTVNNPMLEFFYGYGGQQQQEQVGTGSGVIISEDGYIVTNNHVIKDATEIEITLNNKKSYKAKLIGTDSKMDIALLKINADEKLPYTAFANSDNVKVGEWVLAVGNPYNLTSTVTAGIVSAKARNLDQSGIQSFIQTDAAVNPGNSGGALVNARGELIGINTMISSMTGSYVGYSFAVPSNIARKIIEDIMEYGNVQRGILGVEGGELNASASKELGVTETQGFYINRVSKNSGAEKAGLTKGDIIVKLDDQNIATYADLSGYINTKRPNDVVKVTYIKDGKTKTVPVTLSKNEFYSAEVKGIELENIDATDKKKFRIDYGVKIKNITNENLMQYQNELLGNIILSIDNVKATNVETVSKLLSKKDEGQSVRIEMINRNGEIFRIII
- a CDS encoding glyceraldehyde-3-phosphate dehydrogenase, producing MSKKSLYQKEVSLQVDRRRAGVELIKVISDLWYDKSIEMVLFKNQLLDKNVSDIINLHQYAGEFVGKPITIFDSVEIAKVVLSLDLPPAKIDLGKLTYEYRLEDEKYPDARYFVMDKLKKAKSSKEVQPKDVVLYGFGRIGRLLARELMSKTGKGNQLRLRAIVTRDKNDLSSLEKRASLLRYDSIHGDFQGSVTADPKNNALIINGTTVHIITANSPEEIDYTQYGINDALVIDNTGVFTTEEALKRHLTSKGTSKVLLTAPGKGVPNIVHGVNHNDFNPDEIDIFSAASCTTNAITPVLKAVEDTLGVVKGHLETIHAYTNDQNLVDNMHRKYRRGRAAALNMVITETGAGSAVAKALPSLEGKLTSNAIRVPVPNGSLVVLNLEVKKATSIAGVNKIMKKYALEGELVEQIKYSLNNELVSSDIVGTSAPSIYDSNATIVSKDGKNIVLYIWYDNEYGYSHQVIRLAKYIAKVRRFTYY
- a CDS encoding Lrp/AsnC family transcriptional regulator translates to MTKIKVINENVFAMVLDEIDKKILRLLQENAHYTLKDIANKINLSLTPVHDRVKRLEKEGVIEKYVSILNKKKLGNNLTVYCQVTLTKQTYDTSEGFNQAILEMPEVVECNYVSGNFDYMLKIIIPDMESYHHFHQKKLSVLPEVSLINTVFVISEVKSTTVLPI